A portion of the Leucoraja erinacea ecotype New England unplaced genomic scaffold, Leri_hhj_1 Leri_1461S, whole genome shotgun sequence genome contains these proteins:
- the LOC129715865 gene encoding LOW QUALITY PROTEIN: OTU domain-containing protein 7B-like (The sequence of the model RefSeq protein was modified relative to this genomic sequence to represent the inferred CDS: inserted 1 base in 1 codon) — MTRDMDTVLSDFVRSTGAEPGLARDLLEGKNWDLTAALSDFEQLRQVNGGNLPPAFNEGRGQRPHDRDGARNARPPLQRPDDSSGNQGEPRLPGHLSRHSAIVSLARSHVGSNGGADHPLETPVCTFQLPDLTRYRAPFRSFIERDLIEQSMLVALEQAGRLNWWAQTSAGCQRLLPLATTGDGNCLLHAASLGMWGFHDRDLMLRKALYSTMGKGLEKEALRRRWRWQQTQQNKESGLVYTEDEWQKEWAELIKLASSQPRVHLPSNGSGCSGRLVTSTFPALNSSVDSAEEPVYESLEEFHVFVLAHVLRRPIVVVADTMLXDSGGEAFAPIPFGGIYLPLEVMASKCHRLPLVLAYDQAHFSALVSMEQREPNKEQAVVPLTDFEYKLLPVHFAVDPGKDWEWVRDDNDNVRLA, encoded by the exons ATGACCCGCGACATGGATACCGTCCTGTCAGACTTTGTACGCTCGACGGGCGCGGAGCCGGGACTGGCGAGGGACCTGCTCGAAG gcaAGAACTGGGACCTGACTGCGGCGCTGAGCGACTTTGAGCAGCTGCGCCAGGTGAACGGCGGCAACTTGCCTCCCGCCTTCAACGAGGGCCGCGGGCAGCGCCCACACGACCGGGACGGGGCCCGCAACGCACGACCCCCCCTTCAGCGGCCCGACGACAGCAGCGGCAACCAAGGTGA ACCTCGTCTGCCCGGGCATCTCTCTCGCCATTCGGCGATCGTGTCGTTGGCCCGCTCACACGTGGGCAGCAACGGCGGCGCGGACCACCCGCTGGAGACGCCCGTCTGCACCTTCCAGCTGCCCGACCTGACCCGCTACCGAGCGCCGTTCCGCTCCTTCATCGAGAGGGACCTCATTGAGCAATCCATGCTGGTCGCCCTGGAGCAGGCAG gccGGTTGAACTGGTGGGCCCAGACGTCCGCCGGCTGCCAGAGGCTCCTCCCCCTCGCCACCACCGGCGACGGCAACTGCCTGCTGCACGCCGCCTCACTCG GGATGTGGGGCTTCCACGACAGGGACCTGATGCTGAGGAAGGCCCTGTACTCCACcatggggaaggggctggagaagGAGGCGCTGAGGAGGCGATGGAGGTGGCAGCAGACGCAGCAGAACAAGGAG TCGGGGCTAGTCTACACGGAGGACGAGTGGCAGAAGGAGTGGGCGGAGCTGATCAAGCTGGCGTCCAGTCAACCGCGGGTCCACCTGCCCAGCAACGGCTCCGGATGCAGCGG gAGACTGGTAACATCGACCTTCCCCGCCCTAAACAG CAGTGTGGACAGCGCGGAGGAGCCGGTCTACGAGAGCCTGGAGGAGTTCCACGTCTTTGTGTTGGCGCACGTCCTGCGCCGGCCGATCGTGGTGGTGGCCGACACCATGC AGGACTCCGGTGGTGAAG CTTTTGCCCCCATCCCATTTGGGGGCATCTACCTGCCGCTGGAGGTGATGGCGAGCAAGTGTCACCGTTTACCGCTGGTCTTGGCTTACGACCAGGCCCACTTCTCCGCTCTGGTCTCCATGGAACAGCGGGAGCCCAACAAGGAGCAAG CCGTTGTCCCACTGACGGATTTCGAATACAAGCTGCTTCCCGTCCACTTTGCCGTGGACCCCGGAAAGGATTGGGAATGGGTGCGAGATGACAACGATAATGTCCGGCTTGCCAG